The following coding sequences are from one Zalophus californianus isolate mZalCal1 chromosome 5, mZalCal1.pri.v2, whole genome shotgun sequence window:
- the GJC2 gene encoding gap junction gamma-2 protein, with amino-acid sequence MTNMSWSFLTRLLEEIHNHSTFVGKVWLTVLVVFRIVLTAVGGESIYSDEQTKFTCNTRQPGCDNVCYDAFAPLSHVRFWVFQIVVISTPSVMYLGYAVHRLARASEEERRRAPRRRPTRAPPPLPPPPHSGWPEPAGLGEEEPMLGPAEEEDEESAVADCPGEEAEAGDAGAAKGAGEDGKAAGAPGPSAQHDGRRRIQREGLMRVYVAQLVARAAFEVAFLVGQYLLYGFEVRPFFRCSRQPCPHVVDCFVSRPTEKTVFLLVMYVVSCLCLLLNLCEMAHLGLGSAQDAVRARRPPPAAPGPAPRPPPRTLPAAPAGLAGPPDYSLVVRAAERARSHDHDLASLALQALRDRHALGDRDSPPCPGLPAAARGPPRAGAPASGSGSATSRGTGTGGGQARPGAEPRAGSEKGSASSREGKTTVWI; translated from the coding sequence atGACCAACATGAGCTGGAGCTTCCTGACGCGGCTGCTGGAGGAGATCCACAACCACTCCACGTTCGTGGGCAAGGTGTGGCTCACCGTGCTGGTGGTCTTCCGCATCGTGCTCACGGCCGTGGGCGGAGAGTCCATCTACTCGGACGAGCAGACCAAATTCACGTGCAACACGCGGCAGCCGGGCTGCGACAACGTTTGTTACGACGCCTTCGCGCCCCTGTCCCACGTGCGCTTCTGGGTCTTCCAGATCGTCGTCATTTCCACGCCCTCCGTCATGTACCTGGGCTACGCGGTGCACCGCCTGGCCCGCGCCTCGGAGGAGGAGCGCCGCCgcgcgccccgccgccgcccgaCCCGCGCGCCCCCGCCGCTGCCCCCGCCGCCGCACTCCGGCTGGCCCGAGCCCGCGGGCCTGGGCGAGGAGGAGCCCATGCTGGGCCCGGCcgaggaggaggacgaggagtCGGCGGTGGCCGACTGCCCGGGCGAGGAGGCCGAGGCGGGGGACGCGGGCGCGGCCAAGGGCGCGGGCGAGGACGGCAAGGCGGCGGGGGCCCCGGGTCCCTCCGCGCAGCACGACGGGCGGCGGCGCATCCAGCGCGAGGGCCTGATGCGCGTGTACGTGGCGCAGCTGGTGGCGCGGGCCGCCTTCGAGGTGGCCTTCCTCGTGGGCCAGTACCTGCTGTACGGTTTCGAGGTGCGGCCCTTCTTCCGCTGCAGCCGCCAGCCCTGCCCGCACGTGGTCGACTGCTTCGTGTCGCGGCCCACAGAGAAGACCGTCTTCCTGCTGGTCATGTACGTGGTCAGCTGCCTCTGCCTACTGCTCAACCTCTGCGAGATGGCGCACCTGGGCCTGGGCAGCGCGCAGGACGCGGTGCGCGCCCGccggcccccgcccgccgccccgggCCCCGCGCCGCGCCCGCCGCCCCGCACGCTGCCCGCCGCGCCCGCCGGCCTGGCCGGCCCGCCCGACTACAGCCTGGTGGTGCGCGCGGCCGAGCGCGCGCGCTCCCACGACCACGACCTGGCCAGCCTGGCGCTTCAGGCGCTGCGGGACCGGCACGCGCTGGGAGACCGCGACAGCCCGCCGTGCCCCGGCCTCCCCGCGGCCGCCCGGGGGCCCCCGCGGGCCGGCGCCCCCGCCTCCGGCTCGGGCAGCGCCACGTCGCGGGGCACGGGCACCGGcgggggccaggccaggccaggcgcCGAGCCCAGGGCGGGCTCGGAGAAGGGCAGCgcgagcagcagggaggggaagaCCACCGTGTGGATCTGA